The following proteins come from a genomic window of Euleptes europaea isolate rEulEur1 unplaced genomic scaffold, rEulEur1.hap1 H_4, whole genome shotgun sequence:
- the LOC130492980 gene encoding olfactory receptor 6F1-like encodes MGEYTAGSQNETNVVEFILMGFPGSVYLQVSMFSLFLIMYILTVLGNASIVILLITNQRLHTPMYFFLCNLSFLEVWYTTASIPKILAIFLGRSRSISFTACVLQLYFVYSLGTTEQFLLSVMAYDRYLAICRPLHYNTIMDIGLSGKMAFGSWLCAFFVVSIPAVLISRLSFCGSNVINNFYCSIDSWIALSCTETYVIETACFVIAIFVSIGSCLITFLSYVSIITTILRIPSTKGRQKAFSTCSSHLAILILWYGSAIFLFVRPSKQTSLEMTKVVNVLNTVVTPLLNPFIYTLRNKEVKDAFRHSLQWGCHKIHTV; translated from the coding sequence ATGGGGGAGTACACGGCAGGAAGCCAAAATGAAACAAACGTGGTGGAATTCATCCTCATGGGTTTCCCTGGGTCTGTGTATTTACAGGTGTCCATGTTCAGCCTCTTTCTTATTATGTACATCCTGACAGTTTTGGGGAATGCATCCATTGTCATTCTGCTGATAACTAACCAACGCCTCCATacccccatgtatttcttcctctGCAATCTTTCTTTCCTGGAGGTATGGTATACCACAGCTTCGATTCCGAAGATCCTTGCCATCTTTCTGGGGAGGAGCAGAAGCATCTCTTTCACTGCCTGCgttctgcagctgtattttgTTTATTCCTTGGGCACCACTGAACAATTCCTGCTCTCGGTCATGGCTTATGACCGATATTTGGCTATATGCCGCCCCTTGCACTACAATACAATTATGGACATTGGCCTTTCTGGCAAGATGGCCTTTGGTTCTTGGCTATGTGCATTCTTTGTCGTTTCTATACCTGCTGTTCTGATTTCAAGGTTGTCCTTTTGTGGGTCCAATGTGATCAACAACTTTTACTGCAGCATCGATTCGTGGATAGCTCTGTCCTGCACGGAAACCTATGTCATTGAGACGGCCTGTTTTGTCATAGCCATCTTTGTCAGCATTGGCTCATGTCTGATAACCTTCCTTTCCTATGTATCCATTATCACTACCATCCTGCGCATCCCTTCCACTAAAGGACGCCAAAAGGCCTTTTCCACATGTTCCTCCCATCTTGCCATTTTGATTCTTTGGTATGGTTCAGCCATCTTTCTGTTTGTCAGGCCTTCTAAACAGACCTCTTTAGAGATGACCAAAGTAGTGAACGTTCTGAACACTGTCGTAACCCCGTTGCTGAATCCTTTCATCTACACCCTAAGGAATAAAGAGGTAAAGGATGCATTCAGACATTCATTGCAGTGGGGATGTCACAAAATACATACTGTGTGA
- the LOC130492979 gene encoding olfactory receptor 6F1-like produces MNDSHGFSVKEFILLGFPGSLELKIFLFMFFFFMYILTISGNIAIISLVKSTQRLHTPMHFFLCNLSFLEIWYTTALVPKTLAILVSRDQTITFIGCITQMYFVFSLGCTEYFLLAVMAYDRYLAICHPLHYNTIMCKTLSLQMAFGSWICGFLVISLPAFLITRLSFCDSNVINHFFCDIEPWIVLSCTDTYIIDIVWFLIACIVILGSCVTTLISYVYIITTILKISSAQGRQRAFSTCSSHLTVVLIWYGSTIFLHVIPFKQNSLELSKIVTVLNTIVTPLLNPFIYTLRNSEVKEALRNIFGSTTLTFFPRKQKDYK; encoded by the coding sequence ATGAATGACAGTCATGGCTTCAGTGTGAAGGAATTCATCCTTCTGGGATTCCCTGGGTCTCTTGAACTGAAGATCTTCCTTTTCATGTTCTTCTTCTTTATGTACATACTCACAATCTCTGGAAACATAGCCATCATAAGTTTGGTGAAAAGCACACAACGGCTGCACACACCTATGCATTTCTTCCTCTGCAATCTTTCCTTCTTGGAGATATGGTACACAACTGCCTTGGTTCCCAAGACTTTGGCAATCCTTGTGTCCCGGGATCAAACCATCACCTTCATAGGGTGCATCACACAAATGTACTTTGTTTTCTCCTTGGGATGCACTGAATATTTTCTCCTTGCAGTCATGGCTTATGACCGTTATTTGGCCATATGTCACCCACTGCATTATAACACCATCATGTGCAAAACTTTGTCTCTCCAAATGGCTTTTGGTTCTTGGATATGTGGCTTCCTGGTTATTTCTTTGCCAGCCTTCCTTATTACCAGGTTGTCTTTCTGTGACTCCAATGTTATCAACCATTTCTTCTGTGACATTGAACCTTGGATAGTTCTTTCCTGTACTGACACCTACATAATTGATATTGTCTGGTTTCTTATCGCCTGTATTGTCATCCTGGGATCTTGTGTCACAACCTTGATCTCCTATGTTTATATTATCACCACAATACTAAAGATCTCATCTGCTCAAGGTCGGCAACGGGCTTTTTCCACCTGCTCCTCCCATCTCACAGTAGTGCTTATATGGTATGGTTCCACCATTTTTCTGCATGTCATACCTTTCAAGCAGAACTCCTTGGAACTGAGCAAAATAGTCACTGTCTTAAATACCATTGTCACACCCTTGTTAAATCCCTTCATTTATACACTTCGGAATTCTGAGGTGAAAGAAGCACTGAGGAACATATTTGGGAGCACAACTCTGACTTTCTTTCCCAGAAAGCAAAAGGATTACAAGTGA